The Saccharomycodes ludwigii strain NBRC 1722 chromosome II, whole genome shotgun sequence genome window below encodes:
- a CDS encoding ferric reductase family protein (similar to Saccharomyces cerevisiae YKL220C | FRE2 | Ferric REductase), with protein MNNLQIWFLIFNLVFIVYPKVTQAKDLSSAIGVSCFYLYSNNLEKYPFDCPVPDLHQKCLCTNEVYMLSVLNCIDYGARNSEDVTKAYNYLIDVCKNQANVDLQFDQIVQIFKERQSDFKTMEAQNADYNVYLDEITKYQLENPDIKGMEVEEFQLQHPIYINTTEYQLALQVVQSILHNKQLSKHMGIMMLLYWGILVFIGLAINIIKWTFPRLLFRMNRIKLFRWLRKYLIELQFFEHKAIAPNESKTEHDININSASFTSNRELEGHKKNIVNNNYNKNVIFKNIISVMVPTRIESVIILGYFILMAIFICSMYVSVEANIIYKNGSRALRYLFIADRSGIIAITQYPLICLTAGRNNILAIPTGWNSKTFGIFHKYISRIVFVIICIHGTCYLLFASENSNHKDKGFFFKWNPANISCASGAFILLLSSKFIRNYSYELFKILHGILSMAFFMGTYYHIIALGWLAFWYFAVFIWITDYLVRITKIIYSGGLLWAECEAVMDHDNPTNVHSIKIIISHSGWWRPYPGCYVFLYFLEPTIFWESHPFMVVEPSKEELSDKLVFFIRVGNGVTRKLGDLILKNAKQIKNIPVFVEGPYGSCLALGSYNNGLFYAGGLGITAIYTLALDLAKKYKSDILLKTRVEGSKEVSVPNNIDIDKQVIKMDPMIRVLWCIPHIHYLEICVDEIMALANVSQELVLIDIYVTRLDNEDIKYCQTLESGILTPHNKQIIGPLDALSSVKINEVSGTALVPSGYIDYWESAALKDEHNYTTAFYEIQQRVKPRQNGSQLSEKKLTAAAVSTLASSDNCTETYEINAIHKSTSSLGVESNILIALNNHLVENTTIKVASPVNSEEQHSIELGSDIKHTTISNNKIEFLEVEKVFTPEMDQVKEILDKLVPNVYVHFGNKPRISEIVLRQVDILEGSVAIVSCGPSLMNRDVKAGYLQTLSTWRKDKERVYYFEKELAW; from the coding sequence ATGAATAACTTACAAATAtggtttttaatttttaaccTTGTCTTTATTGTGTATCCAAAAGTAACACAAGCTAAGGACCTTAGTAGTGCCATTGGTGTATCATGTTTCTATTTGTACTCAAACAATCTAGAAAAATACCCATTTGATTGCCCAGTTCCAGATTTACATCAAAAATGTCTCTGTACAAATGAAGTTTATATGCTTTCAGTTTTAAACTGTATAGATTATGGAGCTCGGAATTCAGAAGATGTTACTAAAGCTTATAACTATTTAATTGATGTCTGTAAAAATCAAGCCAATGTGGATTTACAATTTGATCAAATAGTTCAAATTTTCAAGGAAAGACAATCTGATTTCAAAACCATGGAAGCTCAAAATGCTGATTATAATGTCTATTTAGATGAAATTACTAAGTACCAGTTAGAAAATCCAGATATAAAGGGAATGGAGGTTGAGGAATTCCAATTGCAACATCCAATATACATTAATACAACTGAATATCAACTAGCATTACAAGTTGTTCAAAGCATATTACACAATAAACAACTTAGTAAACATATGGGAATAATGATGCTACTTTATTGGGGTATTTTGGTCTTTATTGGCCTAGCcattaatataattaaatgGACTTTCCCCCGCTTACTTTTTCGAATGAATAGGATTAAGTTGTTTAGATGGCTGAGAAAATACCTAATTGAACTACAGTTTTTTGAACACAAAGCGATTGCTCCCAATGAAAGTAAAACTGAGCatgatattaatatcaatagTGCTTCGTTTACAAGCAATAGAGAATTGGAAggtcataaaaaaaatattgttaacaataactataataagaacgtaatttttaaaaatatcatttcaGTAATGGTCCCCACAAGGATCGAATCAGTCATTATTTTGGGTTACTTTATATTAATGgcgatttttatttgttctaTGTACGTTTCTGTTGAagcaaatattatttataaaaatggaaGTAGAGCATTGAGGTACTTGTTTATTGCAGATAGATCTGGTATTATTGCGATAACCCAATATCCCCTAATATGTTTAACTGCTGGGAGAAATAATATCTTAGCTATCCCCACAGGATGGAATTCCAAAACATTTGGCATCTttcataaatatatttcaCGCATTGTATTTGTCATCATCTGTATACATGGCACTTGTTATCTGTTGTTTGCATCAGAAAATAGCAATCATAAAGAcaaaggttttttttttaaatggaaCCCTGCCAATATTTCGTGTGCATCTGGGGCTTTcatacttttattatccTCCAAGTTTATTAGAAACTACAGTtatgaattatttaaaatcttaCATGGGATTTTATCTATGGCATTTTTTATGGGAACCTATTATCATATCATTGCTTTAGGATGGCTGGCATTTTGGTATTTTGcagtttttatttggatAACTGATTATCTTGTTAGAATAACGAAGATTATATATTCGGGCGGTTTATTGTGGGCAGAATGTGAAGCAGTTATGGATCATGATAATCCCACAAATGTGCActcaattaaaataattatttcaCATTCTGGATGGTGGAGACCGTACCCAGGATGTTACGtgtttctttattttttagagCCTACCATTTTTTGGGAATCACATCCATTTATGGTTGTTGAGCCTTCAAAGGAAGAATTATCAGATAAATTGGTATTCTTTATTAGGGTGGGAAATGGTGTAACTAGAAAATTGGGTgatttgattttgaaaaacgCGAAACAAATTAAGAACATCCCAGTTTTCGTGGAGGGGCCATATGGTTCTTGTTTAGCTCTTGGCTCATATAACAATGGGCTATTTTATGCAGGTGGTCTTGGAATTACTGCAATTTACACCTTGGCATTGGACTTGGCTAAAAAATACAAGTctgatatattattaaagacTAGAGTTGAAGGTTCGAAAGAAGTAAGTGTACCAAATAATATCGATATTGATAAGCAGGTCATCAAGATGGATCCAATGATTCGAGTTTTATGGTGCATACCACATATCCACTATTTAGAGATTTGTGTAGATGAAATTATGGCTTTGGCAAATGTCAGCCAAGAATTAGTACTAATAGACATTTATGTCACCAGACTAGATAATGaagatataaaatattgcCAAACTTTAGAATCTGGAATTTTAACGCCTCATAATAAGCAGATTATTGGACCCCTTGATGCTCTGAGTAGTGTTAAAATAAACGAAGTGTCAGGCACAGCATTAGTTCCCAGTGGATATATTGATTATTGGGAAAGTGCAGCATTAAAGGATGAACATAACTATACAACCGCCTTTTATGAAATACAGCAACGAGTCAAACCGCGTCAAAATGGTAGTCAACTTTCtgagaaaaaattaactgcAGCTGCTGTTTCTACCTTGGCGAGTAGTGACAACTGTACGGAAACTTATGAAATCAATGCAATACACAAAAGCACTAGTTCTCTAGGTGTTGAAAGTAACATATTAATAGCGCTGAATAATCACTTAGTTGAAAATACTACTATTAAAGTAGCATCTCCCGTGAACAGCGAGGAGCAGCATAGCATTGAGCTTGGTAGTGATATTAAACATACTACtattagtaataacaaGATAGAATTTTTGGAGGttgaaaaagtttttacgCCTGAGATGGATCAAGTAAAGGAAATACTAGACAAGTTAGTGCCAAATGTATACGTTCACTTTGGTAATAAGCCACGTATCTCAGAAATAGTTTTAAGGCAAGTAGATATATTGGAAGGGTCTGTTGCTATAGTATCTTGTGGGCCATCTTTAATGAATAGAGACGTCAAAGCTGGTTATTTACAGACATTATCTACCTGGAGAAAAGACAAAGAAAgagtttattattttgaaaaagagtTAGCTTGGTAA
- the MIM2 gene encoding Mim2p (similar to Saccharomyces cerevisiae YLR099W-A | MIM2 | mitochondrial protein required for outer membrane protein import) has protein sequence MDPESAAINNATEAFNIEKLNILQAIQSGINNENVNILEEEDDDDDGDDDDDDDDSGYSSSILEDYTEYDNDNKSILLRQAQEEWEQSLQQLSEALNWVIFPLLGKFLGRRCAHNIWRSFMEYLYSKN, from the coding sequence atggatccTGAATCTGCTGCTATAAACAATGCTACAGAAGCTTTTAACATAGAAAAACTAAACATTCTGCAGGCCATACAATCTGgaataaataatgaaaatgtgAATATACtcgaagaagaagatgatgatgatgatggcgatgacgatgatgatgacgatgataGCGGATATTCTTCAAGCATATTAGAAGACTACACGGAATATGACAACGATAATAAGTCTATATTATTAAGACAAGCACAAGAAGAGTGGGAACAATCTTTACAGCAGCTATCAGAAGCCTTGAATTGGGTCATATTCCCGCTACTAGGTAAATTTTTGGGCAGGAGATGTGCACATAATATATGGAGATCTTTTATGGAATACTTATATAGCaagaattaa
- the HRT3 gene encoding SCF ubiquitin ligase complex subunit HRT3 (similar to Saccharomyces cerevisiae YLR097C | HRT3 | High level expression Reduces Ty3 transposition) produces the protein MNTIHNINNNTSALQLWENGISKETTGSMMDAIRFYRQALKLNPNIEKVYREKIRTEYEIEKKFKDNLTLTSDQNALVAGEETDQIEENTTKDAIVPCFILDMLPPEILSQIIGEVIKLSSESWVNLSLSCHMFNKLCFSHKYATFSFLVASQIIYKKQVYSYDIFHTLSPIEQVEFNKVLNEQYTDNYYRMLQDRPFIKFEGVYISVNNYLRYGAIPEGSSSLLNPIHMITYYRYLRFYPDGTCLRLVSPIEPSVMTINNLHKTEDSSSIFKDLAVCKWSINTEMSDMVTIIRYTKKYTFVEKLRIRNQGLKIHHKLKWIESFALDTTSGEKSVFNLKTEKPFFFSRVRSYVSGG, from the coding sequence atgAACACAATCcacaatattaataataacacatCAGCTTTACAGTTATGGGAAAATGGTATTTCCAAGGAAACTACTGGGTCTATGATGGACGCTATTAGGTTTTATAGACAAGCATTAAAATTGAACCccaatattgaaaaagtaTATAGAGAAAAAATTCGAACCGAAtatgaaattgaaaaaaaatttaaagacAATTTGACCCTAACATCTGATCAAAATGCTTTGGTAGCGGGTGAAGAGACCGATCAAATAGAGGAAAATACAACTAAGGATGCAATAGTACCttgttttatattagaTATGTTACCACCAGAGATATTATCGCAAATAATAGGAGAAGTGATTAAATTATCTTCGGAATCATGGGTTAATTTATCATTGTCGTGTCACATGTTCAATAAATTATGTTTTTCCCATAAATATGCAACATTTAGTTTTTTGGTGGCTAGtcaaataatatacaaaaagCAAGTTTATAGCtatgatatttttcataCTTTATCACCTATTGAACAAGTAGAATTTAACAAGGTGTTGAATGAACAGTACActgataattattatagGATGTTACAAGATAGACCATTTATTAAGTTTGAAGGGGTATATATTAGTgtgaataattatttaagaTATGGTGCCATACCTGAAGGATCGTCATCTTTATTAAATCCAATTCATATGATCACATATTATAGATACTTGAGATTTTACCCGGATGGCACGTGCCTAAGGTTAGTTTCCCCGATTGAGCCTTCTGTAATGACTATTAACAATTTACATAAGACGGAAgattcttcttctatttttaaagatttggCAGTTTGTAAATGGTCTATAAATACAGAAATGTCTGATATGGTGACTATAATAAGATACACTAAGAAGTATACCTTTGTTGAAAAGTTGAGAATCAGAAACCAAGGATTAAAAATCCATCATAAATTGAAGTGGATTGAATCGTTTGCATTAGATACCACAAGCGGTGAAAAATCAGTTTTTAACTTAAAGACTGAGAAaccatttttcttttccagGGTCAGATCGTACGTTTCCGGTGGGTAG